The genome window CCTTCTTTACAAGTAAGTGGATTAGAATTGGtgaaaaagattttggatGTGTATGAAGATGTTGTGGATCCTGAAGATGAATCGTCATATTTATTGGAGCAATATACAGCGTTGATTACAGGAGTTGTTAATCCGTTGTTTAGTAGACCAAGTTATCCAGAAGTTATATGTTGTGCCTTTGATATTTGTGCCGTGTCGTTATCAAATAGAGTAGTAAGTTATTTGGTGGATGGTTTACTAGAAGTTGCTGAAAATAAACCTATCCTTAAAATTGGAGCTTCAGAATTCCctttaaataaaaaacaactCCAGGTGAAGCTTAGTATATTAAGAGCATGGGCAAATACCAAGGGCGATTTTGTTAAAGAGTACCTCAATGTGCTAGTACCATTGTGGATCATAACAATCCGTGAACATTACTCTCCAGAGATAGTCGATTCCCTCTGTGCACAAGATCCATCAATCATCAATAACTTTGACCTAGAAGGGTTTGTGTTTGTGATGTTCGGAGAGATACTGCCTtgattatatatttattatattttatttattatattttatttataaTACGCACGTTAAACAAGGAAGAGATCTTCGATAACCCGgttttcattttgataGCGTTTCTTAAACACTTTACCAGATTGGGTTGGAAGCTTGGTTGACTTTAGTCTAACCAAGCTTTTTggtgattttgtttttgtatcTTGAGAGAGTTTTGAGTTGaattttgaattgaacCTTTGGTTGGGTAACAGAGTTGGTGACGCAAccctcttctttttggttcTAGTCTTAGGGAATAGACACAAATCCTTTGCGCTATATGAACTTACAGCACTCCCTACTCCCATTGACAGACTTATTGCCAGTCTGGAAAATATATGGGAATTTTCTATAGGTTCCATACTAAGCGTCTGAGATGACTGTTTGTCCCATGAACAATaatgtttgtttttatGCCAGTTCTCTTCTAAAGTTGCTAATAGCAGAAAATAAACTTTGAGTTCAGAGGGGGACTCGTTCCAAAGTTCCGAAGTTATTTTAGAAGTAACTGAAAACATGTTTTTCTGAATCTTTGTTTGGTTAAAATGTTCTAAGATGTGTGTAGTCACACATCTATTAAAGAGTGTACGCATAAGCACaaattgatttcttggTCTAGtaaacttctttgaagttttttCATTGGATGAGCAAGTAAAAGCCTTACCATTTCTCTTCAAATTAGGAAATTCAATAGAGTTGTTATTACTTTGCACTGCTTTATTACTGGAGcatgcttcttctttcgtAGAAAGCTTGAAAAAAGTTGTTCTTCTTAGCGTAGAGTTCGACATTTTTGGTGCGGTCGTGGCTGGTGGTTTTTGGCATCATAGATTGATAATACACCAAGAAAGGGCCTTTCACGAAatctttatattatatatatgctttTAATTATTGGTTTGTTTTACCTCAAAAATACATAAGGACATatctgaaaagaaaaaactaCACACAGAGAGAGCTAAGACATAATGTTTTAAGATTTCATTTTAGTTTCAGGTATACATCAAATTTTAATGAATTCAATTGTCCTTCTTGACTTGTTTCTTGATGGATTCTGAGTACTTGGTGAATTAAACTAATGGTATACTATGTATTTTGCAGTTTTAGCTATCCGACGACAGTTAACTTTATTAATCAAAATAAATCttactattattgttattttatAATTCCTTCTGAATAAATTTCTGATTTTTGGTATATACCTGTCTTTGGTAGTCCTAAATAACATAGTTTTGGAAGCTGTTTGATATCTTGTAAACTGATTGAAATATACCAAAAATTCATAAGAAGGCTTAATAAATGGTTAATTCATCAGAAATTCACCACTTCTTCATAAATGAAATCACCAACTCTTCTGGTGAATTTATTCACCATATTCTGCTGTATACTAAACTAATGAAAACCCTTCTTACTATAAAGTGATATCTGTTATAATTTGTCCTTTTGCTTAAATCTGTCATTGCAAAAATATCTAAAacagttttcaaaaaaCTCGGACATGTAAGTCTCTATTTGAAAATACATACAAAAGATTCTTGGTTCAAACTTAAAACACACGATTTCTAATAAATACCCACGATGTGAGGTTACTCTTGGAGCCCAACCCCAAGAAACTTAGGCTGTATTGTCTCTTTTGCTCTTCACTCACCAATGGATGGACATGACAAAAAGAATCCCATTCTCCTGCTTAAAGAATTATGCCAGGAAGCACAAGGTTTGGCAGGAGTACAGCTAAAAGAAGATGGGTTTTCATCTCCTTTTAAGACGTTTTCAATACCATTTCCTGAAGAGGCAGTAAAGAAGTGCTCTAACAAAGCACTTCTTTTGCAGTTATATCATCAATACAGCACGAGTTTGGAAACGATTTTGAATAAATGTCCTCTAGAAGATTTGAAAGTGGACCCCCAAATGGTTGCTGATGCCTTCAATAATCAATTTCTAAGAACTATACAATTACTTCCTGTTGAAAACAATCTCAAGATCAAGGAGCAGAATCCTTCTGATAGTTCTGGGAAAGAAGATTCTAAAAATGACActgtagaagaagacagTCCTTCACCAGATAATCAGAATTCTCGTACTGCAAAGAAATTCTTCCTTGAACCCGAAGCAAAAGATCTGCTTGAAAAAGTATTTAAAGTTAAAAAGTGTCCTAACACTTCTGAGCGATTATTCATCGCTCAGAAGCTTGGTCTAACTGCTTCTCAAGTTAGGATATGGTTTACAAACAAACGTATGCGTACGAAATCTaaacagaagaaagtaAAACCAATAGCTGGTCCTATTAAATAGAATACCCTCAATACAATGTTCCTTATACTTCATCACTATCACCATATCTGTAACTATATTGTCTAATTTTAAGCTTTTCCTGGAACGCAATGTTGGCGTTTATCACGGAATCGGTCTGCTTTGCCGAGGATAAGCATCGCAAGAAGTCTTCTGCTATGGTCTGCATCTCCTGTGGGCAGCGGAGCAGTAGTGAGACAAACTCGGGCAGAATATTGACTATGGTATTGATATCACCATCGATGAAGGCATTGGAAAGATCGGTGGCAAGGTCTGACACATCAAGAGAGGCGATCGGATCCTGGAGCGATTTGATACTCGATTCAACTagacttttcaatatcatgCCGCTTCTGTCTATGCCCTTGCCCTTACTTTTAGcctctcttcttcattaacCTTCTGTTCCTGCATGAAAATAAACATGTTTCCATGCATTAACCCCCTGCGCCGTTATCTGTACTTAGCCGCTCAtgcattgttttctttctgttgtgaagaaaaacgaaaaactGTCGCAAATCCGGGTAAACGTTTTGGCTTGTCTGGGACATAATGTTTacgttttttctttcaaaaacttggcccgttttcctttatttatttttttttttttttgtgctACgaaaaacatcaacataTCAGGGTAAAAGTCATGTAGGAAATACGTCCCTTTGCGTGATTCTTGGGCTATTTGATTTTTTCACACAGTATGCGAACAAAAGACGGACTTATGAGGAAAGATTACCTGCTTCTCTTTGAattaaatattttttggCCCATCCTTTTTGGTTTGAACTCCTAGAATATTTTAGTCTTAAAGCTAACTTTGTAgattaaaaatattaaaatctTTGGCCAAAGAGAATAATGTGAAAGTATCATTTTAATTACTAAATTTAGATACTACACTTTAAGAAAGCAACTATAAACAGTTAAATACGCATGAAGAACTCCcttgtccttcttttcacaACCTAGGCCAAAGACATCTTTGGACCAAATGGTTCATAATGAATCATTTTATCTTCATGTCCCAATTGCTTCAAGGCATCCATTAGGCTAGACATGAATTCAATAGAGCCACAAATATAAACATCAGATGGTGATGCAATATGCTTTTCAAGGTATGCCCCATCAATTCTAGGCATTGTACTGGTATATACTAATTCAGCCTTAGCATTGTCAAACTTTCCCAATAGACTATTCACGTGATCCTTAAAAGCTTGGGACTCTTCATTTAAAGATGATTGAATCCACAAGACAGGTCTCTTAGGATTATGCTCTAACTGGAACTCAAGCATAGCAACTAATGGCGTAGCGCCAACACCAGCACTCACCAGCACTAATGGAACCTCTTCTTGCTTAATCAATTCCTgattcaattcaaaatcACCAGCTGGAGCACTTAATTCAATCGTGTCACCAACTTTGATGTATTTATGGAGATATTCAGAAACTAGACCATCTTGAATGTTGCCATGTTCGTACTTGACAGAGAACTTGAGCCCACCATCAGTGGAGTCAGAACAAATGGAGTAATGTCTTAGCGCATCATACTTGTTATCGTGGGTTGTTGGATGGGTTTTTACCGTCAAATATTGACCTGGAATAATTTTGAGCTTTGAAAGCTCAATACCAGATCCTTCAACTGGTTCCACACAAAACTCAACAATATCCTTAGCAACTGGAGTCTTCTTGGTAACTGTAAATGGCTTCCAGGAGTCCCATTGGGCTTCCTTATACATTTGTTTTTCAacagaaatgaaaatgtcTGCAATTACTTTGTAGGCCTCTGCCCAAGCTGTCATAATATCTGGGGTAGCAGCATTTCCTAACACCTCCTTAATAGCTAGCAACAAGTACTTACCAACAATATCATATTGTGCTGGTTGAACCTGCAAAGCACGATGTTTGTGGCCAATTTGGTTAACCGCTGGCATTAAGACCGATAAATCATCGATGTTTTTTGCAGCAGCTAAAACAGTCATTGCTAAAGCAGCAGGCTGCTTACCTTTTTGCTGATTAACTTTATTGAAAGTATTCAAAAGTTCTGGGTGTTCACCTAACATGTTTTTATAAAACGTTTTGGTGATGGTAACACCATTTTGTTCAAGGGCAGGCACGGTAGCCTTAACAATGTTCTTAGTCTTAACTGAAAGCATAATGTATATTCGATGATGTGATTGATAATATTTCTTGGTGAATGTTAGAGTGGTAATTGGACCTAATTATTGATAGCGAAACTACGAACAATGACAAAGAACTATGAACCAAGTCCCTTCTTTTATACAAACTCTCAATAGAgagtttcttgttcaacacGAACATCAGACAGGATTGACCCACTAAATTGACATACTAGTGTATAGCATATAGTAATCTAAGTCCCATCGGGTATTGCGACAGAGAAGAGCCCGTACTCCACTCCATAACACTGCTGCCTTTGTTGATTTCCTCGGTTCCTAGCTGTATTTTTCGAAGGCTTTTTTTGCTTACTGTACAAGAAATGGTGTCATATGTGTAAGCAAATATAGTGGTTTTGCCTGGCGTGATTAGAACCGATCCATACAGAGAAACTTTAGGACCGACGGCCACAAGTGCTCCCGCgtaaaaaataataataaatcgATAAAAACGCTGAAACCCGAGGCACGTGATCAAACAAGATAGGGTAACCGTTatgacttttttttattccGTATTATTTGTGATTTTCGTACGAAAAGACTACCgatatattgtttttgctCTCTTCGTTTACTCGTCCccccaaaaaaatatttgaggGCACCCTCCCTCTCCCTCCCCCAAAATTCGTATTCGAATCCAAATCGCTCGgggtaaagaaaaaaaaaaaaaaagagagcgcggaaagaaaataaaacagCACAGGTAGTTAGTTATTTGACGCGCGTCGCACATCATTTTTACCCTTTCTGCACTTGATTCATGCAAATAAATGCACGGAGTGCGAAGTGACTTGCTATATCAAGCGCGCGATACTACTAGTATTTGTACCCGTCGTACCCATCCATACCCATAGTCGGCTTAAGCATATACAAATGTTTCTATACGTCTACGCGCGTTAATGTCTTGAACTACGTAATAAGTAAAAAATACCGCTTCCCAGCAAAGTCTGCGGGTGATAAGAGAATGAATCGTCTATAGAATATGGATATGGATATATGCATTGTTGTCAACAACATTAAGCGCTGTATATTCTAAATCTCACCCTGTGGGGTAGAGAATGAAAGACACATGCGCACATGTTATGCTAACACGCCCATATAATAATACCTaacaacttttcttttgaaggCGTTGGCCAATCATATTAAGCTGTTCTGTCTATTTgggagagaaaaaaaaaaaaaaaaacaaataaaaattaaagtCAGAGATAGATCTAGTAGCGACGATTGTTAAATGCGtttttttgctttgttTAACGGCATACATATGAAAAACGCACATACATGAAAAACGCACAATAATTCTTATCAATTGCAATTATCCTGCGAAATTAATTTGACAAAAGCGCTGTTTTCGCAAGCGCCTCATAAATAAACCTAAGCTCTtactttgttcaatttaTAACTGCATTTTTTTACTGCAAAAAATTACCTTTTCTGTCCTTGATAAAACGCTCAAAAcaattaattttttttttaaatttttttcaaatactttttttttcgccTAGTCCGTCTCGGTTATTACatataagtatatatatataactaATACAAGATAAAGAGCTTGCATTTTGATAAACTTCTCTACTACAAAACACTcaatttgttgttttccttGCATTTTTGGTTAGTAAAAAAAGCCCCAGCAGCAAGTTATAACAGAAAATTATAAGGATGTCTTCTACTCTACCTCAATATACCGCTTCTGACTACGCCAAGTTCGCTTTGGCCGGTGCCATTGGTTGTGGTACTACCCACTCTTCCATGGTTCCAATCGATGTCGTTAAGACTAGAATCCAATTGGAACCAACCGTTTACAACAAGGGTAtgatctcttctttcaGACAGATTATCTCTGCTGAAGGTGCTGGTGCTCTATTGACTGGTTTCGGTCCAACTTTGTTGGGTTACTCTTTGCAAGGTGCCTTCAAGTTCGGTGGTTAcgaattgttcaagaagttggcCATTGACAACATGGGTTACGAAAACGCTGTTAACTACAAGAACACTGTCTACATTGGTTCCGCTGCTATTGCCGAATTCTTTGCTGATATTGCTTTGTGTCCATTGGAAGCCACCAGAATTAGATTGGTTTCTCAACCAAGCTTTGCTAACGGTTTGTTCGGTGGTTTCAGCAGAATCTtgagagaagaaggtgttgGTTCTTTCTACAACGGTTTCACCCCAATTCTATTCAAGCAAATTCCATACAACATTGCTAAGTTCGTTGTGTTCGAACATGCTGCTGAAGTTTACTTCGGTCTAGCTGGTTCAAAGGAATCCTTGTCTGCCTCTGCTACTACTGGTATCAACTTGTTGGCTGGTTTGACTGCTGGTTTGGCTGCTGCCGTTGTTTCTCAACCAGCTGACACTCTATTGTCTAAGGTTaacaagaccaagaagGCTCCAGGTCAATCTACCGTCGGTTTGTTGGCTCAATTGGCCAAGCAACTAGGTTTCGTTGGTTCCTTCGCCGGTTTGCCAACACGTTTGGTTATGGTCGGTACCTTGACTTCCTTGCAATTCGGTATCTACGGTTCCCTAAAGAAGACTTTGGGTTGTCCACCAGCTGTCGAAATCGGTAAGTCCTCCCACTAATTTTAATTCGTAACAGAAAATAGGCCGGCTTATTTGACGTTGTCTATTTTGACgaatttttattttcttcagGTCCTTACTTTGATTTAACAGGACGACACaaatatcaacaaattATATTCcttattactattatacACTCAACATACAACCAGTAAAGGTatggtgctgctgcttcgCTTTTTCTAACATGGATTGTGCTCTAGCTCAATGTATTATACTTGCTTCATTTCCTGGTTTTGCGTTTTAATGTTCAAAATTGTCTTTACAATTTTTGCAAAGCAACAGAAAGAGCAGAAAAAAAGACCAGTTGATGTCCTCAAATGTGTATTTCATTTCCTCTACTTCCACTCCTCTTTTTTGATGCCGCAGTCTAGGGTACTTTAAATACCTACCTTGTCAAGGTGTTTTCGAGAGAAACAagccgaaaaaaaaagttacaacaacaatatttaTCACACATATTCTTCCCTCATATTGAACTTGTAATTGTTACGATACAGATTATCAAAACCAGTATGCGGGAGACCCCTTTTGTCACGTTaaagataataatagttgtcttctttttctttttaatgTGGCAGAAGCGGTGTCCTTATGTGCGATGaaatgataatgatgaatcTGTTATCTTGGAGCAATTTAAAGTTAAAG of Kluyveromyces marxianus DMKU3-1042 DNA, complete genome, chromosome 3 contains these proteins:
- the MATA2 gene encoding mating-type protein A2, with translation MSNSTLRRTTFFKLSTKEEACSSNKAVQSNNNSIEFPNLKRNGKAFTCSSNEKTSKKFTRPRNQFVLMRTLFNRCVTTHILEHFNQTKIQKNMFSVTSKITSELWNESPSELKVYFLLLATLEENWHKNKHYCSWDKQSSQTLSMEPIENSHIFSRLAISLSMGVGSAVSSYSAKDLCLFPKTRTKKKRVASPTLLPNQRFNSKFNSKLSQDTKTKSPKSLVRLKSTKLPTQSGKVFKKRYQNENRVIEDLFLV
- the MATA1 gene encoding mating-type protein A1, producing the protein MDGHDKKNPILLLKELCQEAQGLAGVQLKEDGFSSPFKTFSIPFPEEAVKKCSNKALLLQLYHQYSTSLETILNKCPLEDLKVDPQMVADAFNNQFLRTIQLLPVENNLKIKEQNPSDSSGKEDSKNDTVEEDSPSPDNQNSRTAKKFFLEPEAKDLLEKVFKVKKCPNTSERLFIAQKLGLTASQVRIWFTNKRMRTKSKQKKVKPIAGPIK
- a CDS encoding protein SLA2; the protein is MILKSLVESSIKSLQDPIASLDVSDLATDLSNAFIDGDINTIVNILPEFVSLLLRCPQEMQTIAEDFLRCLSSAKQTDSVINANIAFQEKLKIRQYSYRYGDSDEV
- the YHB1 gene encoding flavohemoglobin, translating into MLSVKTKNIVKATVPALEQNGVTITKTFYKNMLGEHPELLNTFNKVNQQKGKQPAALAMTVLAAAKNIDDLSVLMPAVNQIGHKHRALQVQPAQYDIVGKYLLLAIKEVLGNAATPDIMTAWAEAYKVIADIFISVEKQMYKEAQWDSWKPFTVTKKTPVAKDIVEFCVEPVEGSGIELSKLKIIPGQYLTVKTHPTTHDNKYDALRHYSICSDSTDGGLKFSVKYEHGNIQDGLVSEYLHKYIKVGDTIELSAPAGDFELNQELIKQEEVPLVLVSAGVGATPLVAMLEFQLEHNPKRPVLWIQSSLNEESQAFKDHVNSLLGKFDNAKAELVYTSTMPRIDGAYLEKHIASPSDVYICGSIEFMSSLMDALKQLGHEDKMIHYEPFGPKMSLA
- the MIR1 gene encoding Mir1p translates to MSSTLPQYTASDYAKFALAGAIGCGTTHSSMVPIDVVKTRIQLEPTVYNKGMISSFRQIISAEGAGALLTGFGPTLLGYSLQGAFKFGGYELFKKLAIDNMGYENAVNYKNTVYIGSAAIAEFFADIALCPLEATRIRLVSQPSFANGLFGGFSRILREEGVGSFYNGFTPILFKQIPYNIAKFVVFEHAAEVYFGLAGSKESLSASATTGINLLAGLTAGLAAAVVSQPADTLLSKVNKTKKAPGQSTVGLLAQLAKQLGFVGSFAGLPTRLVMVGTLTSLQFGIYGSLKKTLGCPPAVEIGKSSH